From one Macellibacteroides fermentans genomic stretch:
- a CDS encoding IS3 family transposase: MRQLVNPRHKELSVRSQTELLEIPRSTLYYKPIGESPENLEIMQKMDKHHIEHPTCGVLGMQDMLRLNGFQINHKRIRRLMRLMNIRVKYPQKSLSNPGARKYILPYLLRGLDIVKTNQVWSIDISYIPMKQGFMYLTAIMDVRSRYIVGWSLSNTLEKSVCLDLVEESIRKYGAPEIINSDQGVQFTNPSWIQTLKEKGVKISMDGKGRAKDNIWIERFWRTIKQEYVYLNPCDDGLELYKGIRKYMQYYNYNRAHQGIGRQIPGVVYKTVA, translated from the coding sequence ATGAGACAACTTGTAAATCCCAGGCATAAAGAGCTCAGCGTTCGTTCACAAACGGAATTATTGGAAATACCAAGAAGTACACTGTATTACAAACCGATAGGAGAAAGTCCTGAAAATTTGGAAATAATGCAAAAGATGGATAAGCACCATATTGAACATCCCACTTGTGGCGTGTTGGGGATGCAGGATATGCTTCGTTTAAATGGATTTCAGATAAACCACAAACGAATCCGACGATTGATGCGCTTGATGAATATCCGGGTCAAATATCCTCAAAAAAGCTTGAGTAATCCGGGTGCCCGCAAGTACATCCTCCCTTATCTGCTTCGAGGTCTTGACATTGTAAAGACGAATCAGGTATGGTCCATAGATATCAGTTACATTCCAATGAAACAGGGATTTATGTATCTAACAGCTATCATGGATGTGCGAAGTCGCTACATTGTGGGCTGGAGCTTGTCAAATACGCTTGAGAAAAGTGTTTGCCTGGATCTGGTTGAAGAGTCGATCAGAAAATATGGTGCACCCGAAATCATCAACTCGGATCAAGGTGTTCAGTTCACCAATCCGTCCTGGATCCAAACGCTTAAAGAAAAAGGCGTTAAAATCAGCATGGATGGAAAAGGACGTGCCAAGGATAATATCTGGATTGAACGATTTTGGCGCACGATCAAACAAGAGTATGTATATTTGAATCCGTGTGATGACGGACTGGAGCTTTATAAAGGAATCAGGAAATATATGCAATATTACAACTACAACCGGGCGCATCAGGGGATAGGAAGACAAATTCCCGGTGTGGTGTATAAAACGGTTGCCTGA
- a CDS encoding transposase, which yields MGKRTHYTAEFKAKVAIAALKEQETLSELVHRFGVSAMTISKWKQEFLNGSSKVFEGAGSAEKEDSEEEIQKLHATIGRLTVERDFLADACKRAGLKKK from the coding sequence ATGGGGAAAAGAACACATTACACGGCCGAATTTAAGGCCAAGGTTGCTATTGCAGCCTTAAAGGAACAAGAAACGCTAAGTGAGTTGGTTCATCGCTTTGGAGTAAGTGCCATGACGATCAGTAAATGGAAACAAGAGTTTTTAAATGGCAGCAGCAAGGTTTTTGAGGGAGCTGGATCAGCTGAAAAAGAGGACAGTGAGGAGGAAATTCAAAAACTACATGCTACGATCGGCCGCCTGACCGTCGAACGGGATTTTTTAGCAGATGCCTGCAAGAGAGCCGGTCTAAAAAAGAAATGA
- a CDS encoding IS1182 family transposase: MTKLHFRPYISNQTLLFPSRIDEDIAEDDPVRVVNALVDNLDLDKIKALYKEYGRSPYHPQMMLKVIIYAYMNNVYSCRKIEKLLLRDIHYIWLAGYEKPDFITINRFRNRVKHEINQIFTQLVLLLAGKGYVSLDVEYIDGTKIESKANKYTFVWRKSVEKNRDKLLDKIRILLEQIDETIAQDKAAENQSVAFTPAAISDLARELKEALAEQPAARTREEKKARRAREKEIKELEKHGDKLAEYDQHLQTLGDRNSYSKSDPSATFMRMKEDAMNNGQTKPGYNLQIGTENQFITDFSLFPNPTDTLTLIPFLSSFSGRYNRLPGKAVADSGYGSEENYRFMEEHDIESFVKYNWFHKEQKRSFKNNPFLVDNLYYNAKDDYYVCPMGQHMTFVGKTHGRTASGYITESHRYRAARCEGCPLRTGCFKAKGNRSIEVNRRLVEYKRKAREKLISDEGLEHRSKRPIEPEAVFGQMKYNMAYRRFRHFGLDKVTMDFAFFAIAFNIKKMCAKAAKGISKGFYNRKITLKTAFYEVISDQNRIERKINPKWAA; encoded by the coding sequence ATGACAAAGTTACATTTTCGCCCGTATATATCCAACCAAACGCTTCTTTTTCCGAGCCGGATTGATGAAGATATTGCTGAAGATGACCCTGTGCGGGTTGTCAATGCCCTGGTTGATAATCTTGATCTTGATAAGATTAAGGCTCTTTATAAAGAATATGGTCGTAGTCCCTATCATCCGCAGATGATGCTCAAGGTGATTATCTACGCCTACATGAACAACGTTTATTCCTGTCGCAAGATTGAGAAGCTGCTTCTTCGCGACATCCATTATATCTGGCTTGCCGGGTATGAGAAACCAGACTTTATTACGATCAACCGTTTTCGTAATCGGGTAAAGCATGAGATTAACCAGATTTTCACCCAACTAGTGCTTCTTCTTGCCGGTAAAGGCTATGTGAGTCTGGATGTGGAATACATTGATGGGACAAAGATTGAATCCAAAGCCAACAAATATACCTTCGTCTGGCGCAAAAGCGTGGAGAAGAACCGGGACAAACTTCTCGATAAAATAAGAATCCTACTTGAACAGATTGATGAAACGATCGCCCAGGATAAAGCAGCAGAGAATCAATCCGTGGCGTTTACTCCGGCAGCCATCTCCGATCTTGCCCGGGAGTTGAAGGAGGCGCTGGCAGAGCAACCCGCAGCCAGGACCAGGGAAGAGAAAAAAGCCCGTCGGGCAAGGGAGAAAGAGATAAAAGAGTTAGAGAAGCACGGCGATAAGCTTGCCGAATATGACCAGCATCTGCAAACACTCGGGGATCGTAACTCTTATTCCAAAAGTGATCCTTCAGCCACCTTTATGCGGATGAAAGAGGATGCGATGAACAACGGCCAGACCAAACCCGGCTACAACTTACAAATCGGGACAGAGAACCAATTCATCACCGACTTTTCCCTGTTCCCCAACCCTACAGACACATTAACCCTTATACCTTTCCTTAGCTCGTTTTCCGGACGTTACAACCGGCTTCCCGGCAAAGCCGTTGCCGACTCCGGTTATGGATCGGAGGAGAATTATCGTTTTATGGAAGAACATGATATAGAGTCTTTTGTAAAATACAACTGGTTCCACAAAGAGCAGAAGCGTTCGTTTAAGAATAATCCTTTTCTGGTGGATAATTTATATTATAATGCCAAAGATGATTACTATGTTTGCCCCATGGGGCAGCATATGACCTTTGTGGGTAAGACTCATGGAAGGACAGCTAGCGGATATATTACCGAATCACATCGCTACAGGGCAGCAAGATGCGAAGGATGCCCTCTTCGGACCGGATGCTTCAAAGCCAAGGGGAATCGCTCCATCGAAGTTAACCGCAGACTCGTGGAATATAAACGCAAAGCCCGTGAGAAGCTGATCTCGGATGAGGGACTTGAACACCGATCCAAACGACCTATAGAACCAGAAGCCGTTTTCGGACAAATGAAATACAATATGGCATACCGTCGATTCCGTCACTTCGGACTCGACAAAGTCACCATGGACTTTGCCTTCTTTGCCATAGCCTTCAACATAAAAAAGATGTGTGCAAAAGCAGCTAAAGGGATATCAAAGGGCTTTTATAACAGGAAAATTACTCTGAAAACAGCGTTTTATGAGGTGATAAGCGATCAAAATCGAATCGAAAGAAAAATCAATCCAAAATGGGCGGCTTGA
- a CDS encoding OmpP1/FadL family transporter: MKKIIVVAGLLLTMGFHASAEGYQVNLQSTKQAGMAHVGAALKLGAESMHFNPAGLSFMKENISLSAGASAVFTDLEYSKDGYKHNSDNPIGTPLYLYAGFKIYDNLAAGVSVNTPYGSSIDWGLNWAGSRLVQDITLKSFSIQPTISYRPFDKLSLGAGLMFMYGNFSLSRALIPAGDLESLRPFAAAVPSLGQTLDNFKDIDAASATLSGDAGVKIGFNVGAMYDITDKITVGVSYRSKVTMRVPEGHAEMNYANETELKQLIATVNPLLIAYKKNPIVIPPLDKGTFTAELPLPSNLNVAVSYKATDRLLLSGEVQFVGWSAYKALNVQFSQEVLDGYSINAPKNYENTRIYRLGGQFAATERLDLRLGAYLDESPVPGEFLNPETPSMNKMGLSTGLSFRPLERLSVDLAFTYVTGFGRDGSYPYVSNDQVKAFGGHYDVKAFNPSFGISYAF, from the coding sequence ATGAAGAAAATTATCGTAGTGGCAGGCTTATTGTTAACAATGGGCTTTCATGCTTCAGCCGAAGGGTACCAGGTAAATTTGCAAAGTACAAAACAGGCAGGTATGGCTCATGTAGGGGCTGCCTTGAAACTTGGTGCAGAAAGCATGCACTTCAATCCTGCAGGATTGAGTTTTATGAAAGAGAATATTAGCTTATCTGCAGGAGCTAGTGCTGTTTTTACCGATTTGGAATACTCCAAGGATGGATACAAACACAATTCGGATAACCCGATTGGAACACCTTTATACTTATATGCAGGTTTTAAGATTTACGATAACCTGGCTGCTGGTGTGAGTGTGAATACTCCTTACGGCAGTTCGATCGACTGGGGGTTGAATTGGGCCGGATCAAGATTGGTTCAGGATATTACATTGAAGTCATTTTCTATACAGCCTACCATTTCTTATCGCCCGTTCGATAAGTTGAGTCTGGGTGCCGGACTGATGTTTATGTATGGTAATTTCTCATTAAGCAGAGCCTTGATTCCTGCAGGAGATCTGGAAAGCCTTCGTCCGTTTGCTGCAGCTGTACCTTCATTGGGACAAACGCTGGACAATTTTAAAGATATCGATGCTGCTTCTGCAACATTATCGGGTGATGCAGGTGTTAAGATTGGTTTCAATGTCGGTGCAATGTATGACATAACCGACAAAATCACTGTAGGTGTATCTTATCGCTCAAAAGTAACTATGAGGGTTCCCGAAGGTCATGCTGAGATGAATTATGCCAATGAAACCGAATTGAAACAGCTGATTGCAACGGTTAACCCGCTGTTAATCGCTTATAAGAAGAATCCCATTGTAATTCCTCCACTGGATAAAGGAACATTTACTGCCGAACTGCCATTACCTTCCAATCTGAACGTGGCTGTTAGCTATAAGGCAACCGACAGATTGTTGTTGTCTGGTGAAGTTCAGTTTGTGGGCTGGAGTGCTTACAAAGCATTAAATGTACAGTTTTCGCAGGAGGTGCTTGATGGATACAGCATCAATGCACCTAAAAATTACGAAAATACGCGTATCTATCGTTTAGGAGGTCAGTTTGCTGCTACAGAGCGTCTGGATTTACGTCTGGGTGCATACCTGGATGAATCGCCGGTTCCCGGAGAATTTTTAAATCCCGAAACCCCCAGTATGAATAAAATGGGATTAAGTACAGGATTGAGCTTCCGTCCGCTTGAAAGACTTTCTGTAGATCTTGCATTTACCTACGTTACAGGATTCGGTCGTGATGGTTCTTATCCGTATGTTTCTAACGATCAGGTAAAAGCATTTGGTGGTCATTACGATGTAAAGGCTTTTAATCCGTCGTTTGGTATTTCGTATGCATTCTGA
- a CDS encoding queuosine precursor transporter, whose amino-acid sequence MQKTVTIPFMLMGILFNVCLIASNLLETKVIQVGGITATAGLMVFPISYIINDCIAEVWGYKKARLIIWSGFAMNFLVVAFAQLAIMLPGAPFWEGEEGFNFVFGMAPRIVFASLCAFLVGSFINAYVMSKMKIASNGKNFSARAVISTLLGESADSLIFFPIAFAGIIPANELLIMIGTQAFLKSAYEVLILPVTIRVVKYIKKIENTDVYDTNISYNILKVKDI is encoded by the coding sequence ATGCAGAAAACAGTAACCATTCCGTTTATGCTGATGGGTATACTTTTCAATGTATGCCTCATAGCATCCAATTTGTTGGAAACAAAAGTAATCCAGGTGGGAGGCATCACCGCTACTGCCGGATTAATGGTATTTCCTATCTCGTACATCATCAACGACTGTATTGCCGAAGTTTGGGGTTATAAAAAGGCCCGGCTGATCATCTGGAGTGGCTTTGCCATGAATTTTCTGGTGGTAGCCTTCGCGCAACTCGCAATTATGCTTCCGGGAGCACCGTTCTGGGAAGGCGAAGAAGGATTCAACTTCGTATTCGGTATGGCTCCGCGAATCGTATTTGCCAGTTTGTGTGCTTTCCTGGTGGGATCATTTATCAATGCTTATGTAATGAGTAAAATGAAAATTGCCTCCAACGGAAAGAACTTCTCCGCCCGTGCAGTTATCTCTACGCTATTGGGAGAGTCGGCCGATTCGCTGATATTCTTTCCGATAGCATTTGCAGGTATAATTCCCGCAAACGAATTATTAATTATGATCGGAACACAAGCCTTTTTAAAGTCGGCTTACGAAGTATTAATTCTTCCTGTTACGATCCGTGTCGTAAAATACATCAAAAAGATTGAAAATACAGATGTATACGACACCAACATCTCGTACAATATACTTAAGGTAAAAGACATTTAA
- a CDS encoding RagB/SusD family nutrient uptake outer membrane protein → MKKIKNIAIAFMASAVLLSGCSEDYMETAPTDQVSETIASGSLDNLYIALNGIHRSLVRQYLSSQSCGGEPSMNIYRDVLGDDLVHPSTGNSWFLSDLRWVSHRNPNATSTKYPFYIYYQFILNANLILQNVDKVQLTDQKLHDGVKGEALCFRAWSHFNLVQLYAKRYDPAGSNSQLGVPYRKEANTDGMTRNTVEECYQFINEDLDEAIELLKNYTAKATTHFSLKVAYGLKARVLLTMGNYPEAAKFADLSIKTAEADGKKLMNSTELMSGFATILTDTDEAMWAANTQDDQTIYFYSFYAYMSWNFNASAIRAVPRCINSVLYNKISNTDIRKKWWDPTGTAAVPATTYKKYKYQNRKFTAKATSNSVGDYAYMRLAEMYLIKAEALARSGQVEEAQNTFTKFAITRDPSYVASSTTKEL, encoded by the coding sequence ATGAAAAAAATAAAAAATATAGCCATTGCGTTTATGGCATCCGCAGTCTTACTATCTGGATGTAGTGAAGACTATATGGAAACAGCGCCGACAGATCAGGTGAGTGAAACAATCGCATCCGGATCTCTCGACAATCTTTACATTGCATTAAATGGAATTCACCGCTCCCTGGTTAGACAATACCTATCGTCTCAAAGTTGCGGAGGAGAACCTTCAATGAATATTTACCGCGATGTGCTTGGAGATGACTTAGTGCATCCTTCCACCGGAAATTCATGGTTTTTAAGTGATTTGAGATGGGTATCCCACCGTAATCCCAATGCTACTTCAACCAAATATCCATTCTATATTTACTATCAGTTTATCCTTAATGCGAATTTGATCTTACAAAATGTTGACAAAGTTCAACTTACGGATCAAAAACTACACGATGGAGTAAAAGGTGAAGCCTTATGTTTTCGTGCATGGTCTCATTTTAATCTTGTACAATTGTATGCTAAAAGATACGATCCCGCAGGTTCAAACTCCCAACTTGGCGTACCTTATCGCAAAGAAGCAAATACAGATGGTATGACTCGTAACACGGTAGAGGAATGCTATCAGTTTATAAACGAAGATTTGGACGAAGCGATTGAATTGCTAAAAAACTATACTGCTAAAGCAACGACTCATTTCTCGCTTAAAGTTGCTTACGGACTAAAAGCAAGGGTTCTACTCACTATGGGCAATTACCCCGAAGCTGCTAAATTTGCCGATTTAAGTATTAAAACAGCCGAAGCTGACGGAAAGAAGCTTATGAACAGTACAGAGCTTATGAGCGGTTTTGCCACAATCCTAACCGATACTGACGAGGCGATGTGGGCAGCCAATACACAGGATGATCAAACAATCTATTTCTATTCATTCTATGCATATATGTCGTGGAACTTTAACGCATCGGCAATCCGTGCTGTACCAAGATGTATCAATTCTGTTTTATATAATAAAATATCGAACACAGATATTCGTAAAAAATGGTGGGATCCAACCGGTACTGCAGCTGTGCCTGCAACCACTTACAAGAAATATAAATATCAGAACAGAAAGTTTACTGCAAAGGCCACCTCAAATTCAGTGGGTGATTACGCTTATATGAGGCTTGCCGAAATGTATCTTATTAAAGCGGAAGCATTGGCGCGTAGCGGACAGGTAGAAGAAGCTCAAAACACATTTACAAAGTTTGCCATCACCCGCGACCCATCTTATGTAGCCTCCAGTACAACCAAAGAACTATAA
- a CDS encoding SusC/RagA family TonB-linked outer membrane protein: MKRKLMMFFVSLFVLGIGVITSQTSAVSGVVISEEDGMPVLGASVLVKGTTIGTVTDTDGKFMLRNLPSAQAVLQVSYIGMTTQEIVARPNMRIVLKSDTKVVDEIVVVAYGTAKKSSFTGSAASIGSKDLEIRPLTNAASVLDGAAPGVQVAAASGQPGDSPSIRIRGFGSVNASNSPLYVVDGSIYNGAIGDINPNDIEAITVLKDAASTSLYGSSAGNGVILITTKKAKEENTAVNLSITQGFSQRAIKEYNRINVMDYYPLQWEQLKNQYMTANSYTAEKAAQTASANIFGLLMYNPFKGVANNEIVGIDGKLNPSANTLLWGDDLDWYDEMERTGYRGEYNLSYTNKTNKSDTYVSVSYLEDNGYVIKSDFERFAGRANVNVYPVKWFKTGLNIAGTRTTSNTANATDNSSGYANPFMFARGIGPIYPVYLHDTTTGEYILDETGAKQYDYSSVRAGSAYSGRHIVAETNWNQRKYTRDGLNARTYLDLNLYDGLTATINATLESTNYRNAGYDNKLVGDGAPAGRLRIESTRSTTYTFNQLLSYAKSFDKHTVDALIGHENYSYEYQYSYAMRQGQVLDGLYEMDNFVTINEVTSYTDTYKKEGYLGRLNYNYDDKYYASFSFRRDGTSRFHKDSRWGNFWSLGASWRMDQESFIKDLKWVDQLKLRASYGETGNDAGIGYYPYQTLYGMGYNNATEAGILFDSFGNNNLKWETQVSYDAAIEFGLFEKLTGTLEFFNKESKDLLFEVPKPISSGTESIWENIGKVSNKGLEVTLDYVLLKNKDWRWNIGLNATFLKNEVKKLPDGQKEIIDGTKKIMVGRSIYEYWLKEYAGVDPNDGAALYRFDDSVKEDGTPAQTWSDTDGRIIGDEKFTTSQAKAKYHYAGSAIPDVYGGINMGVKYKAFELTTVFSYALGGKIYNSSYQSLMSVGAYGAAMHSDIKNRWQKAGDVTNTPRLDGSKSSDFNAQSDRWLISSDFISMKSLSLAYNIPKSIYSNTGIRNARVSISGENLFLINALQGMDTQQSYNGIINNAHIPARSWTFGLNVSF, translated from the coding sequence ATGAAGAGAAAATTAATGATGTTCTTCGTCAGCCTATTTGTTCTAGGCATTGGAGTAATAACATCTCAGACATCCGCAGTCTCAGGTGTTGTTATTTCCGAAGAAGATGGTATGCCTGTTCTGGGTGCATCCGTTTTAGTTAAGGGAACAACAATAGGAACTGTAACCGACACTGATGGTAAATTTATGTTACGTAATCTCCCCTCAGCCCAGGCGGTATTACAAGTCTCATATATCGGGATGACTACGCAGGAAATAGTTGCCAGGCCCAACATGAGAATAGTATTGAAAAGCGACACCAAAGTGGTAGACGAAATCGTTGTGGTAGCCTACGGAACAGCCAAAAAATCCTCTTTTACCGGATCAGCAGCATCAATAGGATCGAAAGATCTCGAGATAAGACCTTTAACCAATGCAGCCTCTGTATTAGACGGTGCTGCTCCGGGTGTTCAGGTAGCAGCAGCCAGCGGACAACCAGGAGATTCTCCATCGATCCGTATCCGTGGTTTTGGATCTGTTAATGCATCAAATTCGCCTCTTTATGTGGTTGACGGGTCAATTTACAACGGAGCAATCGGAGATATCAATCCAAATGATATTGAAGCAATCACTGTTTTAAAAGATGCGGCTTCTACTTCATTATATGGTTCAAGCGCAGGAAACGGTGTAATTTTAATTACCACAAAAAAAGCTAAAGAAGAAAATACCGCAGTAAACTTATCAATCACACAAGGTTTTTCTCAAAGGGCAATCAAGGAATACAACCGCATCAATGTAATGGATTATTACCCTTTGCAATGGGAGCAACTTAAAAATCAATACATGACCGCTAATAGTTACACTGCCGAAAAAGCAGCTCAGACTGCATCGGCAAACATTTTCGGTCTTTTGATGTACAATCCGTTTAAAGGAGTTGCAAATAACGAGATTGTAGGTATCGATGGCAAATTAAATCCCTCGGCAAATACCTTATTATGGGGCGACGACCTGGATTGGTACGATGAAATGGAAAGAACTGGTTATCGCGGTGAATACAATTTGTCTTATACCAATAAAACGAACAAAAGCGACACCTACGTTTCTGTTTCTTATCTGGAAGACAACGGATATGTTATTAAATCGGACTTTGAACGGTTTGCCGGTAGAGCCAATGTGAATGTGTACCCTGTAAAATGGTTTAAAACGGGTTTAAACATTGCCGGAACCCGTACAACTTCGAATACTGCCAATGCAACTGATAACTCTTCCGGTTATGCCAACCCATTTATGTTTGCACGCGGAATCGGTCCGATATACCCCGTCTATTTGCACGATACAACGACAGGTGAATATATTTTAGATGAAACAGGAGCTAAACAATACGACTATAGCAGCGTTAGAGCAGGTTCTGCCTATTCCGGACGACATATTGTTGCCGAAACAAACTGGAATCAACGTAAATATACACGCGACGGACTCAATGCCCGCACTTATCTGGATTTGAATCTATATGACGGACTTACTGCAACTATCAATGCAACACTTGAATCTACAAACTATCGTAACGCAGGATACGACAATAAGCTGGTTGGCGACGGAGCTCCGGCCGGACGTCTGCGTATTGAAAGCACAAGAAGTACCACCTACACCTTCAACCAATTACTTTCTTATGCTAAATCCTTCGATAAACATACAGTTGATGCTTTAATCGGTCACGAAAATTATTCATACGAATATCAGTATTCATACGCCATGAGACAAGGTCAGGTATTGGACGGACTCTATGAAATGGATAATTTCGTAACCATCAACGAGGTTACCTCCTACACTGATACATACAAGAAAGAAGGTTATCTGGGCCGTTTAAACTACAATTACGACGATAAGTATTATGCATCGTTCTCATTTAGACGTGACGGAACTTCCCGATTCCACAAAGATTCAAGATGGGGTAACTTCTGGTCGTTAGGTGCTTCATGGAGAATGGATCAGGAAAGTTTCATCAAAGACCTGAAATGGGTAGACCAGTTAAAACTCCGCGCGTCTTATGGAGAAACCGGTAACGATGCCGGAATTGGATATTACCCCTACCAGACATTATATGGAATGGGATACAATAACGCTACCGAAGCAGGTATCCTTTTCGACTCTTTTGGAAACAATAATTTAAAATGGGAAACTCAGGTATCTTATGATGCGGCAATCGAGTTCGGTTTATTTGAGAAACTTACCGGTACCCTCGAGTTTTTCAATAAAGAGTCGAAAGATCTTCTGTTTGAAGTACCGAAGCCTATATCTTCAGGAACCGAATCTATCTGGGAAAACATTGGAAAAGTTAGCAATAAGGGATTGGAAGTAACGCTTGATTACGTTCTGCTAAAGAACAAAGATTGGAGATGGAATATCGGTCTAAACGCTACATTCCTAAAGAATGAGGTTAAGAAATTACCTGATGGACAGAAAGAAATCATTGATGGAACAAAGAAAATTATGGTTGGCCGTTCCATTTACGAGTATTGGTTGAAAGAATATGCCGGTGTAGATCCTAACGATGGAGCAGCTTTATACCGATTTGACGACTCTGTAAAAGAAGATGGTACTCCGGCTCAAACATGGTCAGACACCGACGGAAGAATCATTGGCGACGAAAAATTCACAACCAGTCAGGCGAAAGCTAAATACCATTATGCAGGTAGCGCAATTCCAGATGTATACGGTGGTATCAATATGGGTGTAAAATACAAAGCATTTGAATTGACAACCGTATTTTCGTATGCTTTAGGTGGTAAAATATACAATTCAAGCTATCAATCTCTGATGTCTGTTGGGGCTTATGGTGCTGCAATGCACAGTGACATAAAGAATCGCTGGCAGAAAGCCGGTGATGTTACAAACACACCTCGTCTGGATGGCAGCAAATCGTCCGACTTTAATGCCCAGTCCGACCGTTGGCTGATCAGCTCCGATTTCATCAGCATGAAATCATTGTCATTAGCCTACAATATTCCGAAAAGCATCTATAGCAATACAGGCATCCGTAATGCCAGAGTTTCGATCAGTGGAGAAAATTTATTCCTGATAAATGCCCTTCAAGGTATGGATACACAGCAATCATACAACGGTATAATAAACAATGCTCACATACCGGCACGCTCTTGGACATTTGGATTAAACGTTAGCTTCTGA